The Bacteroidota bacterium sequence ATCAAGCCTATGAGCATTGGGGTGCACGCGCGAAAGCAGAGCACTATCTTGCCAGACATCCACAAGCTGCGTCGACTGAATTGATTGGGATCTCGGGCCATGGACACACCGTGAGCCATACATCTTCTCTCAGTCTTGATCTCTCGTCGCTGCTAAAAGCATCAACCGCGATTTCGAGCGCTGTTAGGCTTCGCACACTGATCGAGCGCCTACTGACGATTTGTATCGAGTCCGCGGGAGCGGAGCGAGCTGTGTTCTTGCTGCCGGAAGGTGACGGCTCCTGGAAGGAGCAAGCTATTGGCAAGGTCGAAGGACAGAAGATTCGCATAGACTTCCCGGAAGCATCTGATTCGATCGAGGTCTCCCCCGCCGTGATCCAGTATGTTAGCCGCACGAAGCAAAACGTCGTGCTCGTGCATGCAATGAGCGATCCGATGTTCGGACAGGACCGTTATCTCGCCGAAGGGCGTATGAAGTCCGTGCTTGGCCTTCCCATTATGAACCTTTCGACGTTGACCGGCATCTTGTATCTCGAAAACAATCTCGTTGCCGGAGCCTTTTCCCCGCAACGGATCGAGGTACTCCAATTACTGTCTGGTCAAATCGCAATTTCTCTCGAAAATTCCAAGCTCTACGAGAATCTCGAGCAAAAGGTCGAGGAGCGCACGCGCGAGCTCGCAAGCGAAAAACAAAAATCGGACGATCTCCTACTGAATATTATTCCCTATGAGACAGCCGAAGAACTCAAGCGCAATGGGTATGTCCAGCCTCGGAAATTCGATGAAGTAACGGTGATGTTTACGGATTTCGTCAACTTCTCGAGTGTGACGCGCGAGTGGACCGCCGAACAAGTCGTTCAGGAAGTTGACTATTACTTCAGTGCATTCGATGAGATTGTGGGTCGTCACGGGCTCGAAAAAATCAAGACCATCGGCGACAGCTATATGTGCGCGGCCGGTATCCGTTCTGGAACCGAGAACGGCACGAAGGATATGGTCGCTGCGGCCCGCGAGATCCTACAGTTCGTCGAACGCGCAAAAGCCAACACCGGCAAGATGCGAGGCGCATTCAATTGCCGCGTTGGGATTCATCTCGGACCGGTCGCGGCAGGAATCGTCGGGACAAAGAAGTTTGCCTACGACATTTGGGGGGATACAGTCAATGTCGCTTCCAGAATGGAGTCGAACGGCGTCGGCGGCCGTATCAACGTTTCGGGTACGGTGTTCGAGCGCATCAAAGAGATGTACCCTTGCACATATCGAGGCCAGATCGAAGCGAAGAATATCGGAGCGGTCGATATGTACTTCGTGGAGTTGGCAGGATAAAGGTTTACGCAACGACGGATGAGGTTCTCACCCGCCGCAATTACGACGTATCAGTTCTTGTCCTGAGTCGAGCTAAAGACCACCTGATGATTGGTCCTTCCGAACTTCTTGCGCATCGCCTGACCAGCCAGGAGTCCGCTCGTTGCGGCGCCCTCGATGTAGCCAGCGTTCGCTCCATAGTTGGTCCAGTCGCCAGCTAGGAATAGGTTCTTATACCCTGACTCGTCCGGTTTTTTCCGATATTGCTTCGTGTAAGGTACAGACAGCGTGAAGCGCACCGAAGGATCGACATTCGCCTTGAAGAACTGTGAGAAGTACCTTTGATAAGAGGACGCGTTCGGATTGCTCGGATGGATCAACTTCCGGAAGTCGAACCCCATGGGAATTTCATTGAGCGTGGCATTGGGCCAAAATATTCCGGCGTTATCGATGAGCCACTGTTCGCTCGAGTTTTGCACACGACGAAGTTCCTGCAATGGAAATCCGTGGTCGCTAAAATCGGGAATCTCTAATTCATCGCGAAGTGCCCCGCAGAAATAGACAAGGAAACCGGGTTTATTTGAAGCGTCCCAGTCCTCACAGTCGATGATAAGCGACATGTCGATCCAAGAATACATCGCGTCCTGATAGCATACGGTGTTTGGCTCGGAGTCATCGCGCATCCCCCACGCGTTGAGATCAAAGCCCAACTCGCTGAGATTGGGTTTGATCCAGAGTTGCATGGACTGTGTCTGTGTCGTCTTCACATTCTCGATCATCTCCTTCCATGAAATGTCGTGTTCCATGATCTCGGTCGTGATGGATTTGAGAGCGGAAACCGGTATGGCCAGCAGTACTTCGTCAAAATCTGTACCCTTTGTCATTACACGAGCCTTCACGTCAGTCCAATCGCTCCAGGAGTTTTCGAGATCGACGTTCTTCGCCTGCATTGCGCGGGCCTGATCGGGATCGATCTGATCATAGAGCGGCTCGGCTGGCCAGCACTGGAATCCTTTGAAGGGAACGAGCGGATCGTAGCCAGCCCCAGGATTCTTGAGCGTAACCTGATCGGCAATGGTGATCCGCTCGATCTCGCCGGTATCGGAATGGTGAATGTCGTGGACGCGCTGGAAGAACTTAAATTTCACCCCGCGCGCCTTGAGAACTTGATAGATCGGCGTAATCAGGGTCTCACCCGTCCCACACCGGAATTTGAAGACGAACGCTCCCTTGTAGCCGAAGGCGAGCGTCGTGAGCCGCAGCGCGGTGCCTGCCGCGACTCGTCCCCCAGTCAAATCATCACCGTATTCGTTCTGGAAGATCCCGGTATACATGAAGCGCGTGATCGGAAACGCAAGCACGCGCTGGCTGGCACCGTGCATCGCGATCCACTCGCGGTAATCGTACTTCATGATCCGTTCGAAATCGAGTTCGTGCGTCACCGGGTCGTACACATCCTTCAGGATGCCCTTCATATTGACGACCATGAACTCGAGCATGGTCACGATGCGGCGAATCTTATTATCCTCCATCAATCGCTCCTTCACACCATGCAAGAGCCACTCGATGAAATGATCGAGTCCTTCGATGATCGTTTCGTGATGTGGCACTCCAGTCGCGCTGACAATCGGCGTTCCCGTCTCATGCTGCGCCATCTCCTTCACGAGATCGTGGACGTGCGACAGCATCTTGACTTCGACACGAGCCTCAACATGCTTGTAGTCAGCCTCGATTTTTTCGACAAACCCACTCCACCAATGTGGACGGGTGCTTGGTACTCCTCCAGCAGCAACGGTGTTCGAGCCTGACAGAACTGTCGATGCGACGACAGTCGTCGTGTTGCCGCCACGCGAGACCTTGGGCAGCGGTGAATCGGCGTTGAGAGCTGGGATGTTCTCGCTTTGAGGTGGGAAAAATAAATCGAGAATCCATTTTTCCCAGGCCTCCTCCCCTGTTTGGTAGGGCGAACCGAGAATGGCCTCGAGCGCCAAAGCAAGCGCCTTG is a genomic window containing:
- a CDS encoding NAD(P)-binding protein, giving the protein MSIDMSDKQKKKIAVLGAGMSALSAVHEMTNYDGWQDDYEITVYVRGWRVGGKTATGRGVNMRIEEHGIHIMQGWYNNAFRLIQDVYAEREAKKLDPDCPIQTWKDAFIEDNGTLLMEYSPTEGRWINWPMVFPGNDAVPGDGPPLTVWQLFDKALALALEAILGSPYQTGEEAWEKWILDLFFPPQSENIPALNADSPLPKVSRGGNTTTVVASTVLSGSNTVAAGGVPSTRPHWWSGFVEKIEADYKHVEARVEVKMLSHVHDLVKEMAQHETGTPIVSATGVPHHETIIEGLDHFIEWLLHGVKERLMEDNKIRRIVTMLEFMVVNMKGILKDVYDPVTHELDFERIMKYDYREWIAMHGASQRVLAFPITRFMYTGIFQNEYGDDLTGGRVAAGTALRLTTLAFGYKGAFVFKFRCGTGETLITPIYQVLKARGVKFKFFQRVHDIHHSDTGEIERITIADQVTLKNPGAGYDPLVPFKGFQCWPAEPLYDQIDPDQARAMQAKNVDLENSWSDWTDVKARVMTKGTDFDEVLLAIPVSALKSITTEIMEHDISWKEMIENVKTTQTQSMQLWIKPNLSELGFDLNAWGMRDDSEPNTVCYQDAMYSWIDMSLIIDCEDWDASNKPGFLVYFCGALRDELEIPDFSDHGFPLQELRRVQNSSEQWLIDNAGIFWPNATLNEIPMGFDFRKLIHPSNPNASSYQRYFSQFFKANVDPSVRFTLSVPYTKQYRKKPDESGYKNLFLAGDWTNYGANAGYIEGAATSGLLAGQAMRKKFGRTNHQVVFSSTQDKN